The Flavobacteriales bacterium genome has a segment encoding these proteins:
- a CDS encoding pirin family protein has translation MENEIKNTSAIIKIRPLNFTWETLDPFIFCVHHEDFYPEGNENMGPKPGTAGRNLGQDFGNKYWNMYHGHTVPGFPAHPHCGFETITIVRKGVVDHMDSAGGQGRFGNGDVQWVTAGGGIQHSEMFPLINLNDVNTMELFQIWLNLPSGKKDADPNYLMFWGEDIPFVSSENEKGAKAEIKIIAGELDGLKGLTPPPNSWAADPNNGLAILNIKMEPNATTTIPKSLTGLNRTIYFFSGKSILVNGEMVERYVAVDVKSDEEIKIENSDNTPSEILLLQGRPINEPIIQNGPFVAISNEKMDEAVKKFQNGGFGEWPTDRNDPTHAKEQSRFAKYPDGTLVFPPSQN, from the coding sequence ATGGAAAACGAAATAAAAAATACATCTGCCATTATTAAAATTAGACCTCTAAATTTCACGTGGGAAACTCTTGACCCTTTTATTTTCTGTGTGCATCACGAAGACTTTTATCCAGAAGGCAATGAGAACATGGGGCCTAAACCAGGCACTGCAGGAAGGAATCTAGGACAAGATTTTGGCAATAAATATTGGAATATGTACCACGGACATACCGTTCCGGGATTTCCAGCACATCCTCATTGTGGGTTCGAAACCATTACGATAGTTAGAAAAGGAGTTGTAGATCACATGGATTCTGCAGGCGGACAAGGTAGGTTTGGAAATGGAGATGTACAATGGGTTACTGCCGGTGGTGGTATTCAACACTCCGAAATGTTCCCGCTTATAAACCTAAATGACGTAAATACCATGGAGCTTTTTCAAATCTGGCTCAATCTACCAAGTGGAAAAAAAGATGCGGATCCTAATTACCTTATGTTTTGGGGAGAAGATATTCCTTTTGTTTCTTCGGAAAACGAAAAGGGCGCAAAGGCAGAAATTAAGATAATTGCAGGCGAGTTAGATGGATTAAAAGGCCTAACCCCTCCCCCAAACTCCTGGGCCGCAGATCCAAACAATGGATTAGCAATTCTTAATATTAAAATGGAGCCTAACGCCACAACAACAATTCCCAAATCCCTTACAGGACTTAATCGAACAATTTATTTCTTTAGTGGAAAAAGCATTCTTGTAAATGGCGAAATGGTTGAAAGATATGTTGCTGTAGATGTTAAATCGGACGAAGAAATTAAAATCGAAAATTCGGACAACACTCCTAGCGAAATTCTTCTTTTACAAGGCAGACCTATCAACGAACCTATTATTCAAAATGGTCCTTTCGTTGCAATTAGCAACGAGAAAATGGACGAAGCCGTAAAGAAATTTCAAAATGGAGGGTTTGGCGAATGGCCTACTG